From a region of the Mucilaginibacter auburnensis genome:
- a CDS encoding helix-turn-helix domain-containing protein — protein MHHQEFTVIGQLHNHVQGFWYREMEFSNYPATFDVLPDSHAEIIFYFGGGCSVLTGGTIEPLSSPFLVGLLGKTTYFQVEHNIKLIGIKCFPWAVYDLLKLPAVKGGVQRLTHPLAGLHPALNVLVSEAKVEGAITLLSNWLVNESNIKNNAQLNQAGRAMLGANGALPVRLVASAAHITVRTLERKFKTSSGNGVKNISNLIRFEQARDRLWCYPNTSISALAYELGYADQSHLNREFKRYSGLTAAAFAKQTQLRKKESYSDFVAIVLSSE, from the coding sequence ATGCATCATCAGGAATTTACGGTTATCGGCCAATTACATAATCACGTACAGGGTTTTTGGTACCGGGAGATGGAATTTAGCAATTACCCTGCAACTTTTGATGTACTGCCTGATAGCCATGCCGAGATTATATTTTACTTTGGAGGCGGCTGCAGTGTATTAACCGGCGGCACGATAGAACCATTGTCATCACCTTTCCTGGTAGGCTTACTCGGTAAAACAACGTATTTTCAAGTAGAGCATAATATTAAACTCATCGGCATCAAATGTTTTCCCTGGGCTGTTTATGACCTATTGAAATTACCTGCTGTTAAAGGTGGCGTTCAACGCCTTACGCACCCACTTGCCGGCTTGCACCCTGCACTGAATGTACTGGTTAGCGAGGCGAAGGTTGAAGGGGCTATTACCCTCTTAAGCAATTGGTTAGTTAACGAAAGCAATATAAAAAACAACGCCCAATTAAATCAGGCGGGGCGAGCTATGCTGGGTGCAAATGGTGCCTTACCTGTGCGTTTGGTAGCAAGCGCTGCGCATATAACTGTACGCACCCTGGAACGAAAATTCAAGACATCTTCGGGCAACGGCGTTAAAAACATATCAAACCTGATCCGTTTCGAACAGGCACGAGACCGTTTGTGGTGTTATCCTAACACATCCATCTCCGCTTTAGCTTATGAGTTGGGTTATGCCGATCAATCTCACCTAAACCGAGAGTTCAAACGGTACAGCGGCTTAACCGCAGCTGCTTTTGCCAAACAAACCCAACTGCGAAAAAAAGAATCCTATAGTGATTTTGTCGCAATTGTTCTATCCTCAGAATAG
- a CDS encoding RNA polymerase sigma factor has product MTDFEDIYNRYSPQIFRVCLGYTNDAEQAKDLLQETFISVWQNLESFRNESLISTWIFRIATNNCLRALEKAKRMPSAELPFNLTETVEESQEGKLELLYRCIAELKETERIIISLELEGLPQAEIADIVGLNSGNVRVKIHRIKDKLTKKFKAYGQFE; this is encoded by the coding sequence ATGACAGATTTTGAGGACATATATAACCGCTACTCGCCGCAAATATTCAGGGTGTGCCTTGGTTATACAAATGATGCAGAACAGGCAAAAGATCTTTTGCAGGAAACCTTTATATCTGTATGGCAAAATCTGGAGAGTTTTCGAAATGAGTCGTTAATAAGCACGTGGATATTCAGAATTGCTACCAATAATTGCCTGCGGGCGCTCGAGAAAGCTAAACGTATGCCGTCTGCTGAACTGCCCTTCAACTTGACCGAAACAGTTGAAGAATCGCAGGAAGGTAAACTGGAGTTGTTATACAGGTGCATTGCCGAATTGAAGGAAACGGAGCGCATTATCATCTCGCTGGAACTCGAAGGGTTGCCGCAGGCAGAGATTGCGGATATAGTAGGATTGAACAGTGGAAATGTTAGGGTGAAAATTCACCGCATAAAAGACAAACTAACCAAGAAATTTAAGGCATATGGACAATTTGAATAA
- the ggt gene encoding gamma-glutamyltransferase has protein sequence MKKLFPPKTAFKIVLIFFTCNTFAQSPQRYYKNGMVVSAYPDASQVGVEILKKGGNAVDAAVAVQFALAVTYPEAGNIGGGGFMVFRSAKGETNTLDFREKAPLSASTNMFLDDKGNVVQGLSTSSHKASGVPGSVDGMVEAHKKYGKLKWSQLVQPAIELARNGFKISKRLASSLNSPSFKKMNPGKSYFIKDTEWLEGDILKQEDLAKTLELIRDKGRAGFYDGLVARQIAAEMKTGGGLITETDLKQYHSVWRKAITGYYKKEYTIITMPPPSSGGIALLQLLHSVENYPLNRWGHNADSTVQLMVEAERRVYADRSKYLGDPDFYKVPVDSLLRPAYINNRMSNFTWTAATPSSKIQPGSFVGYESDQTTHFSVVDKEGNAVAITTTLNGSFGSRIFVGGAGFLLNNEMDDFSSKAGTPNMYGLVGGVANSIQPGKRMLSSMTPSIIEKNGKLFMVVGTPGGSTIITSVFQTVLNVVDFNMDMQAAVAAKRFHHQWLPDNVTFEQNALSPAVSEKLKNKGYELTGPRAIGRVDAILVTPVGYEGGADPRGDDTKVGW, from the coding sequence ATGAAAAAGCTATTTCCCCCAAAAACAGCCTTCAAAATCGTCCTGATTTTTTTCACCTGTAACACTTTCGCTCAAAGCCCACAACGGTATTACAAAAACGGAATGGTGGTTAGCGCCTACCCCGATGCTTCACAAGTAGGTGTAGAGATTTTAAAAAAAGGTGGCAACGCCGTAGATGCAGCGGTGGCTGTTCAGTTTGCGCTGGCAGTAACCTATCCCGAAGCCGGCAATATCGGCGGCGGTGGCTTTATGGTATTCCGCTCAGCTAAGGGCGAAACCAACACGCTTGACTTCCGGGAGAAAGCCCCCCTATCTGCAAGTACAAATATGTTTTTAGATGACAAAGGCAACGTGGTGCAGGGACTAAGCACCTCATCTCACAAAGCGTCGGGCGTACCTGGTTCGGTTGATGGTATGGTTGAGGCACATAAAAAATACGGCAAATTGAAATGGTCGCAACTGGTACAACCAGCTATTGAACTGGCCCGTAACGGTTTTAAAATTAGCAAACGTCTCGCTTCCAGCTTAAACAGCCCCTCATTTAAAAAAATGAATCCGGGCAAAAGTTATTTTATAAAAGACACCGAATGGCTGGAAGGCGATATTTTAAAGCAGGAAGACCTTGCCAAAACGCTTGAGCTGATACGTGACAAAGGTAGAGCTGGCTTTTACGACGGCCTTGTAGCCCGGCAAATAGCCGCCGAAATGAAAACCGGCGGCGGACTGATAACGGAAACTGATCTGAAACAATATCATTCCGTTTGGCGCAAGGCCATTACGGGCTATTATAAAAAAGAATATACCATAATTACTATGCCGCCCCCGTCAAGCGGCGGTATTGCGCTGCTGCAACTACTCCACTCGGTTGAAAATTATCCGTTGAACAGATGGGGACACAATGCCGATTCGACAGTACAGTTAATGGTAGAAGCCGAGCGTAGGGTTTATGCAGACCGCTCTAAATATCTGGGCGACCCGGATTTTTACAAAGTTCCTGTAGATAGCTTATTACGCCCTGCTTACATAAACAACCGGATGAGCAATTTTACCTGGACCGCAGCTACGCCAAGCAGCAAAATACAGCCAGGCAGTTTTGTTGGCTATGAAAGCGACCAAACCACGCATTTCTCTGTAGTAGACAAGGAAGGAAACGCGGTTGCCATAACCACCACATTGAATGGCTCATTCGGCTCCCGGATATTTGTTGGCGGAGCAGGTTTTTTGCTTAACAACGAAATGGACGATTTTAGTTCAAAAGCGGGTACACCCAACATGTACGGACTGGTTGGCGGCGTTGCTAACAGCATACAGCCGGGTAAACGTATGCTATCGTCTATGACGCCTAGCATCATCGAGAAAAATGGTAAATTGTTTATGGTTGTTGGCACTCCTGGCGGATCAACCATTATAACATCGGTTTTTCAAACAGTGTTAAACGTGGTAGATTTTAATATGGATATGCAGGCTGCTGTGGCGGCAAAGCGCTTTCACCATCAATGGTTGCCAGACAACGTAACTTTTGAGCAAAATGCGCTAAGTCCAGCGGTGAGTGAAAAATTAAAAAACAAGGGTTACGAACTTACGGGCCCAAGGGCGATAGGCCGCGTAGATGCCATATTAGTTACACCAGTTGGTTATGAGGGTGGCGCAGATCCGCGAGGCGATGATACAAAAGTTGGCTGGTAA
- a CDS encoding N-acetylglucosamine kinase: MIIIADGGSTKTNWCLINDEGTKINFNTEGYNPYFASIEYITNSLQHNLPSDLPFDKITEVNYYGAGCSTDEKKAHVKTAMSVVFTHSQINIDHDLMAAARAVLGRQAGFAAILGTGTNSCLYDGEKITQNIDSGAYILGDEGSGCYIGKKLLIDYLRGYMPKAIEENFWDTYKLTRDDVNEQVYTKPLANRFCAGFSKFVYDNMNVNLGYAHGLVKTSFDDFFTNLVTRYPNYQQQSFNCIGSVAYNFRSILEEVVAENGMQLGNIIRSPIDNLVKFHLNKS; this comes from the coding sequence ATGATAATTATTGCAGACGGCGGCTCAACAAAAACAAACTGGTGTTTGATCAATGACGAGGGCACCAAGATCAATTTTAATACTGAAGGCTATAATCCATATTTTGCCAGTATAGAATATATCACCAATTCTTTGCAGCATAATTTGCCGTCTGATCTTCCGTTTGATAAAATTACAGAGGTTAATTACTATGGGGCAGGCTGCTCAACCGATGAAAAGAAAGCTCATGTAAAAACTGCTATGAGTGTTGTATTCACGCACTCACAGATAAACATTGACCACGACCTAATGGCCGCTGCGCGCGCAGTGCTTGGTCGCCAAGCCGGGTTTGCTGCCATTTTGGGTACCGGTACCAATAGCTGTTTATATGATGGCGAAAAAATTACCCAGAATATTGATTCGGGCGCTTACATTTTAGGCGATGAGGGCAGTGGGTGTTACATAGGAAAAAAACTGCTGATAGACTACCTGCGCGGGTATATGCCAAAAGCCATTGAAGAAAACTTTTGGGATACCTACAAACTTACCCGCGATGATGTGAATGAGCAGGTTTATACCAAGCCTTTGGCTAACAGGTTTTGCGCAGGCTTTAGCAAATTTGTTTATGATAACATGAATGTTAACTTAGGCTATGCGCATGGTTTAGTAAAAACATCATTCGACGATTTCTTTACCAACCTGGTTACGCGTTATCCTAACTATCAGCAGCAATCATTTAACTGTATTGGCTCGGTAGCTTATAATTTCAGAAGTATATTAGAAGAAGTGGTTGCAGAAAACGGTATGCAGTTAGGCAACATCATCCGTTCACCTATAGATAATCTGGTGAAGTTCCATTTAAATAAGAGTTAA
- a CDS encoding NUDIX hydrolase, whose amino-acid sequence MEEKTPTFNSIFSIDCLVFGYEAGELKILLIERNEEPFKDWYALPGYIVKQEESLDDAAERIIYELTGLRELPMKQFHTFGDVDRHPKGRVITVGYYALIRINGQKELRSISSMARKAFWHPVKTLPKLAFDHSDIFNTGFAKIRRRLTHQPIAFDLLPEKFTLTQLQGLYEAILDKKLDKRNFRKKMLSYGYLKELVEKQRGVSYRAAKLYKFDRRKYAKIFQNEMGPTAS is encoded by the coding sequence TTGGAAGAGAAAACGCCGACATTTAACTCCATATTTTCTATAGATTGTCTTGTATTTGGTTACGAGGCAGGCGAACTGAAGATATTACTGATCGAGAGAAACGAAGAGCCATTTAAGGACTGGTATGCCCTACCCGGCTATATAGTAAAGCAGGAGGAAAGTTTGGATGACGCAGCCGAGCGTATTATATATGAGTTAACGGGCTTGCGCGAGCTACCAATGAAACAGTTCCACACTTTTGGCGATGTTGACAGGCACCCTAAAGGACGCGTTATTACCGTTGGCTATTATGCGCTCATCCGTATAAATGGACAGAAAGAGCTGCGCTCAATCAGTTCAATGGCGCGCAAAGCGTTTTGGCATCCGGTTAAAACCTTACCAAAACTGGCATTTGATCACAGCGATATATTCAACACCGGCTTTGCAAAGATTCGCCGCCGCTTAACGCATCAACCCATAGCATTTGATCTGCTTCCTGAAAAATTTACACTTACCCAGTTACAGGGTTTGTATGAGGCTATACTGGATAAAAAGCTGGATAAACGTAACTTCCGTAAAAAAATGCTAAGTTATGGTTATTTAAAAGAGTTGGTTGAGAAGCAGCGCGGAGTTTCGTATCGCGCAGCAAAACTCTACAAATTTGACCGCCGCAAATACGCCAAGATCTTCCAGAACGAAATGGGACCAACTGCCAGTTAG
- the pfkA gene encoding 6-phosphofructokinase: MQKISKLGVLTSGGDAPGMNPCIRAVVRTAIYNGISVVGIRQGYKGLIENDMFEMGTRSVSNILNLGGTILKTARCMEFHTVEGREKAYKNLKDHDIDALVVIGGDGTFTGALKFSQQFPDVRVMGIPGTIDNDLYGSTYTLGFDTATNTVIDAIDKIRDTADSHDRLFFIEVMGRDSGAIALRAGIACGAEGILLPEKATAIDELIELLKKGEFNKKSSSIVIVAEGDKSGNIYDLAKKVKQQISNYDIKVTVLGHLQRGGAPSSFDRILGSRLGYAAVNALMSGHTQEMVGLEANVIKTTPIEEALTGHKFKLEDDLLQMVDVLSI, from the coding sequence ATGCAAAAAATTTCAAAACTTGGCGTGCTTACATCCGGCGGCGATGCTCCCGGCATGAACCCCTGCATAAGGGCTGTAGTACGCACAGCTATTTACAACGGCATCAGTGTTGTAGGCATAAGACAGGGTTATAAAGGCCTGATAGAGAATGATATGTTTGAGATGGGTACCCGCTCGGTTAGTAATATTCTAAACCTTGGAGGTACTATATTGAAAACTGCACGCTGCATGGAGTTTCATACGGTTGAGGGCAGAGAAAAAGCATATAAAAACTTAAAAGATCATGATATTGACGCGTTGGTTGTAATTGGCGGTGATGGCACATTTACAGGCGCACTCAAATTTTCGCAGCAGTTTCCTGACGTAAGGGTGATGGGTATACCCGGTACAATTGATAACGACCTGTACGGCTCTACGTATACATTAGGCTTTGACACAGCAACCAACACTGTAATTGACGCTATTGATAAGATCCGTGATACAGCTGATTCGCACGACCGCCTTTTCTTTATTGAGGTAATGGGCCGCGATTCGGGCGCTATTGCCTTAAGGGCCGGTATAGCTTGTGGTGCCGAAGGTATTTTGTTGCCCGAGAAAGCCACCGCTATTGACGAATTGATAGAGTTGCTTAAAAAGGGCGAATTCAATAAAAAATCGTCAAGTATAGTAATCGTTGCCGAAGGCGATAAAAGCGGCAATATTTACGACCTGGCCAAGAAAGTAAAACAGCAAATAAGCAACTACGATATTAAGGTTACTGTATTAGGTCACCTGCAAAGAGGTGGAGCGCCAAGCAGCTTTGACCGTATTTTGGGCAGCCGTTTAGGCTATGCCGCGGTTAATGCTTTAATGAGCGGACATACGCAAGAGATGGTTGGGCTTGAAGCAAACGTAATAAAAACAACGCCAATTGAAGAGGCCTTAACCGGCCATAAGTTTAAACTGGAAGACGATTTGCTGCAAATGGTTGACGTTTTATCTATTTAA
- the gap gene encoding type I glyceraldehyde-3-phosphate dehydrogenase, protein MKIGINGFGRIGRLAFRAAIERPDVEVVGINDLVEPDYMAYMLKYDSTHGQFKGTIAVEGGHLVVNGKTIRVTAEKDPANLKWNEVGAEVIIESTGLFLTQDTAQKHIDAGAKKVVMSAPAKDDTPTFVMGVNHKLLKADQNIVSNASCTTNCLAPIAKVLNDKFGIEEGLMSTIHAVTATQKTVDGPSAKDWRGGRGAYQNIIPSSTGAAKAVGLVLPELKGKLTGMSFRVPVADVSVVDLTARLKTPATYEDIKAAMKEASEGELKGILGYTEDEVVSEDFKGDARTSIFDAKAGIALNNNFVKVVSWYDNEWGYSNKLIDLVQEIGKL, encoded by the coding sequence ATGAAAATAGGAATTAACGGTTTCGGCCGGATAGGACGCCTGGCTTTCAGAGCTGCTATTGAAAGACCTGATGTTGAAGTTGTAGGCATCAATGACCTTGTTGAGCCTGATTACATGGCTTACATGTTAAAATACGATTCAACCCATGGTCAGTTTAAAGGCACTATTGCTGTTGAAGGCGGCCATTTGGTTGTAAACGGTAAAACTATACGTGTAACTGCCGAAAAAGACCCTGCTAACCTTAAATGGAATGAAGTAGGTGCTGAGGTTATTATCGAATCTACCGGCTTGTTCCTAACTCAGGATACAGCTCAAAAACATATTGATGCAGGTGCTAAAAAAGTTGTAATGAGCGCTCCGGCTAAAGATGATACCCCAACTTTCGTTATGGGTGTAAATCACAAGCTGTTAAAGGCTGATCAAAACATTGTTTCAAACGCTTCATGCACTACTAACTGTTTAGCGCCTATTGCTAAAGTATTGAATGATAAATTTGGTATTGAAGAAGGTTTAATGAGCACTATTCACGCGGTTACTGCAACTCAGAAAACTGTTGATGGCCCGTCTGCTAAAGACTGGAGAGGTGGCCGTGGTGCTTACCAGAATATCATCCCTTCATCAACCGGTGCTGCTAAAGCTGTAGGTTTGGTATTACCTGAGTTAAAAGGTAAATTAACCGGTATGTCATTCCGCGTTCCGGTTGCAGACGTATCAGTAGTTGACTTAACTGCACGTTTAAAAACACCTGCTACCTACGAAGATATTAAAGCTGCTATGAAGGAAGCTTCAGAAGGCGAACTTAAAGGAATTTTAGGTTATACGGAAGACGAAGTAGTATCAGAAGATTTCAAAGGTGATGCACGCACTTCAATTTTTGATGCAAAGGCAGGTATTGCTTTAAACAACAACTTCGTTAAAGTAGTATCATGGTATGATAACGAGTGGGGTTACTCAAACAAACTGATTGATCTTGTTCAGGAAATAGGTAAATTATAA
- a CDS encoding YtxH domain-containing protein codes for MKDQSKVIAALLIGAAAGAVLGLLFAPDSGEGTRGTISDYANDLAGKARDKANELKDYSNNAVNSVKSKFNNAADDLYNYRDGVEQNVRDHVDNAKSRVKATADNVNDSIQQA; via the coding sequence ATGAAAGATCAATCAAAAGTTATAGCAGCACTATTAATTGGAGCAGCGGCTGGTGCAGTATTAGGATTATTATTTGCACCTGACAGTGGAGAAGGTACAAGAGGAACAATTTCTGACTACGCTAATGATCTGGCCGGAAAAGCCCGTGATAAAGCAAACGAACTGAAAGATTATAGCAACAACGCGGTTAACAGCGTAAAATCCAAATTTAATAACGCTGCAGATGATCTGTATAATTATAGAGATGGCGTTGAGCAAAACGTACGCGACCATGTAGATAACGCGAAATCAAGAGTTAAAGCTACTGCCGATAACGTAAACGACTCTATACAACAAGCGTAA
- a CDS encoding cold-shock protein codes for MQQGTVKFFNEEKGFGFIVPSNGSQDVFVHSTGLIDKIRENDQVEFDVENGRKGLNAVNVKVI; via the coding sequence ATGCAACAAGGAACAGTAAAATTTTTTAATGAAGAAAAAGGTTTCGGCTTTATAGTGCCTTCAAACGGTAGCCAGGACGTATTTGTTCATTCAACAGGCCTTATTGACAAGATCCGCGAGAACGACCAAGTTGAGTTCGACGTAGAGAATGGCAGAAAAGGCTTAAATGCGGTAAATGTAAAAGTTATATAA
- the yihA gene encoding ribosome biogenesis GTP-binding protein YihA/YsxC produces the protein MTIKSAEFICSNTQISKLPPPVKAEYAFIGRSNVGKSSLINMLTGKRGMAKTSQTPGKTQLINHFLINDEWYIVDLPGYGYARVSKNKKADWDKFIRTYLDKRESLQCVMVLIDSRLEPQKIDLEFCNWLGEKGLSFVLIFTKADKQSSVKTDQNVAKFKKALMATFEEAPQYFVTSSETQHGRDEVLNFIDSVNNHFTAQ, from the coding sequence ATGACCATAAAATCTGCCGAATTTATTTGCAGTAACACGCAGATATCAAAACTACCGCCACCTGTAAAGGCCGAATATGCTTTTATAGGGCGTTCAAACGTAGGCAAATCATCGCTTATTAATATGCTTACGGGCAAGCGCGGCATGGCTAAAACATCGCAAACGCCAGGTAAAACGCAGCTCATTAATCATTTTTTGATCAACGATGAATGGTATATTGTTGACCTTCCGGGTTATGGTTATGCCCGTGTTTCAAAAAACAAAAAGGCCGACTGGGATAAATTTATCCGTACTTATTTAGATAAACGCGAAAGCCTGCAATGCGTTATGGTTTTGATTGACAGCCGCCTTGAACCACAAAAAATAGATCTGGAGTTTTGCAATTGGTTAGGCGAGAAAGGACTTTCGTTTGTATTGATCTTTACTAAAGCGGATAAGCAGTCATCCGTAAAAACCGATCAAAATGTAGCTAAATTTAAAAAAGCACTCATGGCCACTTTTGAGGAAGCGCCGCAGTACTTTGTAACATCATCAGAAACACAACATGGCAGAGATGAGGTTTTAAATTTTATTGATAGCGTAAACAATCACTTTACCGCGCAGTAA
- a CDS encoding VOC family protein gives MDNYKIPAQTRIGHVHLKVSDLQRSLDFYCGLLGFELMQMYGNDAAFISAGGYHHHIGLNTWQSKGSGPAPTQAPGLFHTAILYPERKDLAQIVKRLIDAGYHLTGAADHGVSEAIYLDDPDMNGIELYWDKPKTEWPRNEDGELDMYTRHLDMNGLLALAQ, from the coding sequence ATGGACAATTACAAAATACCCGCCCAAACACGTATAGGCCATGTGCACCTTAAGGTTAGCGATCTGCAACGTTCGCTTGATTTTTACTGCGGGTTACTGGGTTTTGAGCTGATGCAGATGTATGGTAACGATGCCGCATTTATTTCTGCAGGTGGCTATCATCACCATATTGGTTTGAATACCTGGCAAAGTAAGGGCTCCGGACCGGCGCCAACACAAGCTCCCGGGTTGTTCCATACAGCAATTTTATATCCCGAAAGGAAAGATCTGGCGCAAATAGTGAAACGCCTAATTGATGCCGGATACCATTTAACAGGCGCTGCAGACCATGGCGTATCTGAAGCTATTTATCTTGACGATCCTGACATGAATGGGATTGAACTATACTGGGACAAGCCCAAAACCGAGTGGCCGCGCAATGAAGACGGTGAACTGGATATGTATACCCGCCATTTAGATATGAACGGCTTATTGGCGCTGGCTCAATAA
- a CDS encoding GNAT family N-acetyltransferase: MTNTYTIRPIYNQYTEEVIDLIITIQQHEFNIPITVKDQPDLLDIEANYHAGGGNFWGAFEGEELVGTIALIDIGHNAGTIRKMFIKDGHRGTGLAQQLLDTLVAYSRQKNITQLYLGTSAVLKAAHRFYERNGFVLTPVAHFPSYFPKMAVDTMFYALKISY, from the coding sequence ATGACTAACACATATACAATTCGCCCCATCTACAATCAATATACCGAAGAGGTAATTGATTTGATAATCACTATACAACAGCATGAATTTAATATCCCGATAACTGTTAAAGACCAGCCTGATCTGCTCGACATTGAAGCTAATTACCATGCCGGAGGCGGCAATTTTTGGGGCGCTTTTGAAGGTGAAGAACTGGTGGGCACAATTGCATTGATTGATATTGGCCACAATGCGGGTACCATCCGCAAAATGTTTATTAAGGATGGACATAGAGGAACCGGATTAGCGCAGCAATTATTGGATACGCTGGTAGCTTATTCCCGCCAAAAAAATATTACACAATTATATCTCGGTACATCGGCAGTTTTAAAAGCCGCGCATCGCTTTTACGAGCGTAATGGATTTGTGCTGACGCCTGTAGCGCATTTTCCGTCGTACTTTCCAAAAATGGCGGTTGATACGATGTTTTACGCTTTAAAGATTAGTTATTAA
- the ubiE gene encoding bifunctional demethylmenaquinone methyltransferase/2-methoxy-6-polyprenyl-1,4-benzoquinol methylase UbiE, with protein sequence MSKTVTPYQNEQVTKKEQVADMFNNISKTYDFLNHFMSLGIDIIWRKKAINELKIDKPQLILDVATGTGDFAFEALKILKPRKIIGVDISQGMLNIAEQKIEKRGLGDRFEVKLGDSEKLPFSDDEFDAVTVAYGVRNFEDLQKGLTDINRVLKPGGKAVVLEFSKPKGFPIKQLYSFYFNYITPGIGKLFSKDSRAYTYLPESVAAFPDGEAFINVMKAAGFKNTKIRPLAFGICSIYTGVK encoded by the coding sequence ATGAGCAAAACTGTTACTCCGTATCAAAACGAACAGGTTACCAAAAAAGAACAGGTAGCCGACATGTTCAACAACATATCAAAAACGTACGATTTTTTGAACCATTTTATGTCGTTGGGTATCGACATCATCTGGCGGAAAAAAGCAATTAATGAGCTAAAAATTGATAAACCCCAATTAATATTGGACGTTGCTACCGGCACCGGAGATTTCGCTTTTGAAGCTTTAAAAATTTTAAAGCCGCGTAAAATAATTGGCGTTGATATTTCTCAGGGTATGTTAAACATTGCCGAACAAAAAATTGAGAAACGCGGCTTGGGAGACAGGTTTGAAGTTAAATTAGGCGATTCGGAAAAACTGCCATTCAGCGATGATGAATTTGACGCGGTTACTGTAGCATATGGTGTACGTAACTTTGAAGATCTGCAAAAAGGATTGACCGATATAAACCGGGTATTAAAACCAGGCGGAAAGGCCGTTGTTCTGGAGTTTTCAAAACCAAAAGGTTTTCCAATTAAACAGTTGTATAGCTTTTACTTTAATTACATCACCCCTGGCATAGGCAAGCTTTTTTCTAAAGACTCAAGAGCTTACACTTATCTGCCCGAATCAGTAGCGGCTTTTCCTGACGGAGAGGCTTTTATAAACGTAATGAAGGCAGCCGGCTTTAAAAATACCAAAATCCGTCCGCTGGCGTTTGGTATCTGTTCCATTTATACGGGTGTTAAATGA
- the porT gene encoding type IX secretion/gliding motility protein PorT/SprT: MIKRYVILLVVLFCSQTLLAQKVPAWGGGADLKDFSGGFSFSYVSSYYKIDRKPEWRQPYFDENGAKITDALNSISSDNSPGFAVGFLGRYRINEHLEARLMPALIFADRSVSYKYADPSQDQVKEVRATLVDLPVQFKLKSNRLGDYRAYLIAGLKYSRALGNKENADDNQAPTAKLLKTINGYGSYEVGVGCDIYFEFFKLSPEIKIANSFGNLLLRENNAFAAPINSLSLHTVMFSLHFE, from the coding sequence ATGATAAAAAGGTACGTCATCCTGCTTGTTGTATTGTTTTGCAGCCAAACTTTATTGGCGCAAAAAGTACCAGCGTGGGGTGGAGGAGCTGATTTAAAAGACTTTAGCGGAGGCTTTAGCTTTAGCTACGTTAGCAGTTATTACAAAATAGACAGGAAGCCCGAGTGGCGGCAGCCTTACTTTGACGAGAACGGTGCTAAAATCACCGACGCTTTAAACAGTATAAGCTCAGATAATTCACCGGGTTTTGCGGTTGGATTTTTAGGCCGTTACAGAATCAATGAACACCTGGAGGCGCGTTTGATGCCTGCCCTTATTTTTGCGGACAGATCTGTAAGCTACAAATACGCAGACCCGTCACAAGATCAAGTTAAGGAAGTGCGTGCAACACTGGTTGACTTGCCGGTACAGTTTAAACTTAAATCAAACCGATTGGGTGATTACAGAGCTTACTTGATTGCCGGACTAAAATACTCGCGTGCACTCGGAAACAAGGAAAACGCAGACGATAACCAAGCGCCAACAGCTAAACTGCTAAAAACCATAAATGGTTATGGCAGCTATGAAGTGGGCGTGGGTTGCGACATTTACTTTGAGTTTTTTAAGCTCTCGCCTGAGATAAAAATAGCTAACTCATTTGGCAACCTGCTGCTGCGCGAGAACAACGCCTTTGCAGCGCCTATCAATAGCTTAAGTTTACATACTGTAATGTTTAGTCTGCATTTTGAGTAA